The genome window GGGCCGGTCTGGGACGCGATGAGCCGGTCGATGATCTTGATCTTCTCCTCCAGGCGCTTCTTGTCCGCCTCGAACTGGGCGACCTTCTTGGCCACCTCCTCGTAGCGCTTGAGCTCGTTCTGGGTGACCTTGATCTGCTCCTCAATCTTCCACGAGGCACTCAGCATGTACCACCAGGCGTAGAGCAGGACCAGCACTACCGCTGCCGCCCCGACCCCGGCCAACTGGACCTGACGGTTGACGGCGGCCTTCTTCCGGGAAACATGGGGGAGGAGGTTGATCTTGATCATTTGTCACCGACCTGCCGCAGGGCCAGCCCCACGGCCACCCCGAGCTGGGGCCCCACGAACTCGAGGTACTCGGGATCGAACTTCTTGGGATCCGTCTTGATCGCCCGGAGCGGGTTGACCACCTCGACCGGCACCTCCAGGTGTTGGCCCAGGAAGCTCACCAGCCCCGGGAGCCGCGCTCCCCCCCCGCTCAGGACCACCTTGTGGATGGTATCGCTCTGGGAGGAGGAGCGAAAGAAGTCCATGGAGCGGCGGATCTCGCCGGCCAGCTCCGTGTTGACCATGTCGACCGCCGGCTGGGCCTCGGAGAGGGTCCGGCCCTCCACCGGGGTCCCCATTTTCAGCTTCTCGGCGTGCTCGAAGGAGAGGCCGAGCATCTTTTGGATGGATTCGGTGTACCGGTTTCCACCGATGGCCGAGTCCCGGGTGAACTCGGTCACCCCTTGCTGGAGGATGTTGATGTTCATCACCGTGGCGCCCAGGTTGACGAGGGCGACGATCTGGTCCCGGGGGAGGTCCCCGGAGATCTCGTAGGCATTCTCCAGCGCGAAGGCGTCCACGTCCACCACCTGGCCGTTCAGGCCGGCCGAGGAGATGACCGTCAGGTAATCGTTGATGACGTCCTTCTTCACCGCGACCAGCAGGACGTCCATCTCCGCCGACCCACCCCGCGGTTCCAGGATCTGGAAGTCCAGGTTTACGTCCTCGATGGCAAAGGGGATGTACTGCTCCGCTTCCCACTGGATGGACTCGGCCAGCTCCTCCTCCTTCATCTGCTGCATTTTGATCTTTTTGACGATGACCGAGTGGCCGGAGACCGCCACGGCCACGTCCTTGGTCTTGATGCCGTGCTCCTGGTAGATCTGCTGGATCGCCGAGATGACGCTCCCGCCGTCCATGATGACCCCGTCCACGATCGTCTCGGGGTTCAGCGGCGCCATGCCCAGGTGCATCAGCTCATAGCCCTTCCCCGCCTGGCGTAACTGCACCGCCTTGACCGAGGAGGCCCCGATATCCAGCCCCACCAGGTCCTTCTTCCGGGCCAAGAATGAAAACATCTTTAAAACCCTCTAGATATCTGCGGTTCTGAGAAACGAGGTGAAGCCAGTTTGGCTAATACTTTTAAAACAAAGGCTTGTCAAGGGAAAAATGCGCCCAATTCCCCTGCGATTCCCGCGAGACTGCTCTTGCAACTGCATCTGGACGTGCTGGCAAATTTTGCCACCAGGCTTTGTGGTCCCGACGTTTCGTGCGATCAAACACGGCCGCCCCTCCCGGCTGGAGGGGCGGCACACCGTCAATTGTTCCGCGATCAGTTCACCTTGACCTCGTGCCAGGTGTTGCTGGCCCGCTGCACGGGCGGGACGCTCAGGATCCCGTTTCGCAGGCCCCAATCGTACCAGACCTCGGGGTCACCGGAGGTGCCATAGCCGCGGAGGGCGACGAAGGCTCCGTATGTCTTCACGTTCCCCCCGCCCTCGACTGTCCCGGCCGAGTAGAACGCGCCCTTGATGTGGACGTCGATGGTCCGGGACTGGCGCAGCGCTGGATCCTCGGACTGGCTCGGGTCGCCCAGGGTGGGGTCCCACGGCGGCGTCATGGCAGCCGTGCTGGTCCCGGACCCGAGACCCGAGAAGTCGAGGTTGCCGCCGACGTACGAGCTCACGCCCGTGTACCAGCTCCCGCTGACATCGAAGTTGGCCAGGTTGGAGCCGTCGGGTGCCGGGGGGGCCCCGTTCGTGGTATCGATGAACATGAACCCGGACTGGCCCGCCAGGGCGGCCTTGAAGTCGGTCCAGACCCCGCCGGTCTTCGGGCCCTTGATCTTGCCCGCGTTCCCCCCGGTCCCGGACTCGTAGTACCAGCCCTTCTCCTGGGAGAGCTTCTTCAGGCTCGCGTAGTCCCATGTGGCAACCGTGTCAATCGTCACGTTGCTGTCCATCGGGACGAGGTTATCCCCCCAGTAGGTTGCGCTCTGGCCGTAGGCATCCTTCAGGTCGGCCTGAGTGGTGAACCCGTCAATGGTCCCGGCCGTCTTCAGGGTAAACCAGTGATCCCAGGTGCTGTAGCCGCCCGGGGGCCCGACGTGGTAGCCCACGTTCCCCCCCCCGAAGCTGTCCCCGTCAATGGCTCCCGTCAGCGCAGGCTGCTGGTAGGCGGTTTTCCCGGGGTTCGCCAGCGTGACGTTCCCGACGGACCGGACACCTCCCCAGTGGACCCGGAAGTTCCCGTTCCACCCGGCGGTCCCGCCGGAGCCGATGCTGTTGGCCAGGCCCGGCGCCCCGATGGGGATCAGCTCCATCTCGACGGTCCGGCTTACGCCGCTCCGGGACTCCCCGGTGACCCGGACCGTTGCCGCCGAGTTCTCGCTCAAGGAGCGGTAGACCACGATCCGGCGGACGCGGCCGCCCGTGGCCGCTTGGAGGGTGCTGAAGGCGCTGTCCAGGGTCGTCTGGTGGGCCGACCAGAGGCTGCCGTCCAGGATCAGATCCGGCTGGCTCCCGGCTGCCCCAGGGGTCAGGCCAGGCGTGTAGGTCCCGTTGAACTGGAACGGGGGGGTCCCGTAGCTCCCACTCACGAGCTTCCCGACGAGGGAGGGGATGTCCTTCTGGGCATCCCAGGCCCGCTTCTCGAAGAAGCGCTGACCGGCCACGGTGGTCATCAGGTAGGAGGTTTGCCCGTTCCCCTCGACGTACGAGGTCTCGGTGCCGTTGCCGTCCTTGGTGGTCCGGGTGTACCGGTGGAAGGAGAAGCCAGGATTTCCCCCCGCCGCGTTTACCTGGTCGACATACACCTGCGGATTCCCCATCCAGAAGATCACCTGGTCCACCCCGGCCTCGGCCATCTCCAGGGCGACCCCCGCCTCCGCCTGGTTCGTGGAGATCTGGCTCTCGGTCAGGGAGAACATCAGGAAGGTCGTCCCGGCCAACGAGAGGAAGATCATGATGAGGAGGGCCACGAGGAGCGCGATGCCGCGGCGGTCGCCGAGCAGCCGCCCCCGATGTCCCCCGATCCCGATCCGTGCACCCATGAGAAACCGCCTCCTTCTCCGCTAGACCCCCAGGTTCCGGGGGCTAATATCCATGGTCAATTCGTAGGTGGGGATGTTCTTGTCGGGATCCCCCTTGATCAGGAGCCGGACCTTGATGCGCCGCACCGCATCCCGGCCGGCCCAGGCGGCGATGATGCTGGGGAAGTTGGTCCATTGGAGCGGGGCGCCGTCCAGGCCGTCCAGGAGGGGGTTCGCCCCCGGGACCAGTTCCGTCCCATCCTTGTTGAAGAATTGGAATGCCAGCTGCTGCACATTCGTCGCCATCTGCTCCTCGGGCTGCAGGGCCAGCAGGAGATCATCGTACCGGCGCCGGTACAGGGTGCAGACCTTTCCGGCCGGGCACGCCCCCCCTACCCTGACGTCGTCGTTGTCTTTCACATAGTAGGCCACGTAGATGCGCGTCGTGTTTGTCCCCTCGATGTCCCCGTAGATCTTCAGGGCGCTCGCCTGGGCTTCCTGAATCGGGTGGGGGATCCCGCCGGGGCAGCTCGGGTTGCACCAGTACCCGGCCATCCGGATCTCCCGGACCATCAGGTCCATGGCCGCCCGGGTGGTCTGGTGGAGCTCAGCCCGGGTCTCGCCGCGGGCGTAGGTGGTGTGGCTGGTCGTATAGACCAGGTACACGGCACCGAGGATCACGAGGAAGACCGCCGCACTGATGAGCAGCTCGATGAGGGTGAAGCCGCGCCGGCTCCCCGACGGGCCGCTCGCCTGCGCTCGGTTCGGAAACACCGGCTTCATTCCGAGATCCTCGTTCCCATCGTTACCGTCTTGGTCCCCCGGATGCCCTGGCTGAACTGCACCGACACGATGACGGTGGCGATCCTGGAATTGGGGGTATAGCTGGGCGTGAACAGGGTCACCTGGACCGTTCCCACGCCCGCTCGCACGCGGCTTTGAACGGCGGTCTTCCACTCGGTCAGGTTGGCATCCGCCAGGGCCGAGCCGGTGCTGAAGCTCGCGGCCGTTGTCGAGCACCCGCCCGCCCCGCAGCTCCCGAAATTGTCCACGTCGTCCCACCGGGCGTTCTTGATCTTCTCGAGCATGTCCTGGGCCAGGATGGCCGCCTCCGTCTGCTCCCCGCCGGCGTCCACGTTGGAGTAGCCCACGGGAAACATGCTACTGACGAAGAGGATGCCCACGGCGAGCAACGCCGCCGCCACCAGGACCTCGATGAGGGTGAAGCCGCCGTGGTCGCGGCGGCCGCTCAGCAGTTGGTGCATTTCACATACCCCGGTCGGTACGGCTGCAGGGTGCGGGACTCGCCCGTTCCCCGCTGGATGGTGATCGCGCTCAGCGCCGACGTGACGCTTCCGGCCTCGTCAAAGATGACTTCGAAGGTGGCCGCCCCTCCCGGGTTGACCCGGATCGCCGCATAGTCGCCCGGGAGGTTGACCCAGAGTCCAGCCTCCTGGGTGGCGGTCTTGAAGGGCCCGTCCGTCGAGGGGGCGGGAAAGGCGGTGGTGCCGGTCCGCCCCTCGATCCGGTACTGGTTTGGTCGGGTGCCACTCGTGTCCCCGTAGCCGAAGATGCGGTACTGCCATCGAAAGGAGACTGCTCTAGATCTCGCATCCCGCGTGTCCGACATCAGGCGCCGCACGGCCCCATTCAGGCGGTGGTTCTCCATCGTGGTGCCGATGAGGGGAAGGGCCACGGCGATCAAGACGAGAGCGACCGCGACTGTGATCGCGAGCTCGATGACGGTGTACCCGGTTGGCTTTCGCTGCCCCACTGCCCGTCCCCTTGGGCTGGCTTCGGGAAGGCCCAAACCGCCCAAAAACTGCCCGGTTTAACGAGGCTTGAATCTGCGGGGCCTGGAGGTGCAAGGCGGGTGCCAAGGGGGGAGGGCTGGGGACCCGGGAAGCCTTCACGGGGAGAAGGGTTGATGGGACGGGAGGTCTGCGCCCCGCCCCCGTCCCGGTCTCGGGGCTGCAGCGGTCATTCTGGGATGAAGTTACATTCCGTAACGGTGCCGGAGTCCCAGTCCCCGCGGGGGCTCTTACTGCTCGCGCATCTCCCGCCAGCTGAAGCCGGTCAGGACCCAGCGGGCGCTGCTCCCCGGCATCCCCGGCGGCACGTTCGCCACGAGAGCAGGGACCTGGTACAGGTCCGGCACCTGGTCCAGCCGGAGGTCGCCGACGGCAACCACCGCTCCCCCGATCTTCACCTGTCTGCGGACGCGGATCTGGCCGCCAGCGAAGAAAGCCCCCAGCAGCTGGGAGCCGGGGCTCCCGTCGAAGGTGATGTCGGTCCGGGTGATCAGCCCCAGGGAGTGGGGATTCGGGTAGCTGCCGGAGGCGTAGAGGGCGCCCCCGCCTTCCTCCCCCTCCAGTCGGAGGTCTCCATTGATGACGAGGGTCCCCCGGTTGCTGTACTGCAGGGCCCCGCCCAGCCTCATCCTGAGGCAACCGTCCACGAACGCCAGGACCCCCTCACCACGCGGCCCGCCCCCCTCGAAGGTGAGCTGCCCGGCGGTCCGATCGTAGATCAGCCTGTTGCCCGGATCCCCCAGGCTGAAGGAAGGGGTCGAACGGCTGATCCGGAAGCAGCCTCCCTCCTTGTCGATTCCGAGGGTCCCCGCAGTCGCATCGTTCAGGACAGCCTGCCCCGCATCCTCGCGGTAGAGGACCATGGCCCGCTCGCCCTCGGTCGCACCCGCCGCGTCCCGCACCCGGGTGGTCCCCTCCCGGGCGTCCAGGCGGGTGTGGTAGTCGAGGAGGCTCGGCGGGGGTACGTCGGGGACCCTGGTCCCCACCCGGTCGGCGTGAATCGCCCCCGCCGGGGCCGTGGTTCCTCCGCCGACGTACAGCCCCTGCATCGTCTGCTTCGCGCTGTCGGCGGCGTTTTCCGGGAGGCCGATGGAAGAGGCCCCCGAGAGGGAGAGATCCCCCTGGACCCGGACCACCCCCTGGAGGCTCCCATCGGCCAGGGGAGGGAGCTTCGCCACGATGAGGGGGTCGGGGGCGGCTCCCCCCGTGCCGTCGCTATAGTTATTGTACGCGTGCGTCCCGTCCCCGAGATCCGCCCGTCCCCGGAAGTATGCCGATCCCCGGATGGTGAAGCTCCCGCTCACCGGACTCCCGCCGTTGAGAGGCCCGCCGCTGTAGGCGGCGGTGTTCCAGGGGCTGAGGTTGGCCGCCTGGAGCTCCGCCCGCAGGGCGAGCCGCGCCCCTCCGGCCGCCGTCCGCCCCGTGGCCCGGAGATAGATCCGGGTGGGAAGCCCGGCCTCGTTCAGCAGGTCCACGGTGTAGAAGCCGATGGGCCCCTGGCCCGGGCTCCCGATGGCGGTCCCCGTGTACGGGACCCTGACCCACGGCTGGGTGAACCAGTCCAGCTTGCCGTCCCGGGTCCGCGTGGGATCCAGGTACCGGGGCGGGGCCGGTGCGGCCGCTCCCCCCTGCGTCAGGTCCAGCGCAATGGCCGGCTGCGCGACGAAGCGGCCCGTGCGTTCGTCCCACGTGAGGCGCGGGGGGCCGTTCAAGGTTCGGCTTGCGGCCTGCGAGGGATCGGCGTTGTAGATCCAGGAGGGGGTGGCGCCGCCCGTCTGCTTGAGGTTGAGGTCGTAGAGGAGATCCCGGATGGCCTGGGTGAGTCCCGCCTCCGCCACGAAGAACGCCTGGTCCGCCTGCCGCTCGTTCGTGGCGATCTGGACCTCGGTGGCGGAGAGGCTGAGAAAGGCGACCCCCAGGAGGAGCAGGAGCCCCATGACCAGGAGGGCGACGACCAGGGCGACCCCCGCCCGACCGACCGGGCGGCCGCGCGCGGGGCGGGGAGGGGGAGGGGACGTCATGGCAGCGGGTTGCGGAGCAGGGCCTCGGAGGTGAGGGAAAATGCCTGCGTCTTCCCCTGCACGTCCCGGCTCGCGGTGAGCTCGATCCGGACACGGCGGACGGCGTCTCGCTGGGCCGGGGTGAGGGTGTAGGTGGCGCCGGGCGGATCCGGGATCCTCTGGCCGGCGGCGTCCAGGAAGGTGAACCGGAGGATGGTGATTCCCGTCGCCAGGGGCTGCGGATTCAGGACGGCCCCCGGCTTGATCTTCTGCAGCACCCCGTCCCGGAGCCGAAAGCCGAGCCGCTCCGTCCCCGCGTCATCCAGGAGACCGTCGCCGTCGTCATCCAGCGTGAAGCGGATCTCGGCCTCGGTGGCGCACCCCACGGAGCCCCCGGGGCATGACCCCCCCGTTCCCGGGTTCGCGGCGTCCCGAAACCCGAAGCGCCCCGTCACCCGGGGATCGTAGCCCAGATCGCGCAGAGTCCGCAGCATCTCGTCCATCGCGATCCGGGCGCTCTGCTGCAGGTCGCTGCGGGCCTCCCCCTTGAGGAAGGTCTCCTGGTTGGCCAGGTACATGGTGTAGATCGCCCCCAGGACCACCGCCACGATCGCGGTCGCCAGCAGGGTCTCGAGCAGCGTGAAGCCCCGCGGGGGGCGGGGCCTACTCGGCAACATAGGTCGTCAGGACTGCCTGCTGGCCGCCCACCGCTCCCTCCCGGTACTCCACCGTAACCGTCACGCTGGCGATTCGCCCGTAGGGGGTCCCGTTCGGGCCCGCCCCGGCCGGTACAACGGTCACGGCCACGCGCCCGCGACCGTTCGGGAGGGCCAGGACGTTCTGCCGCCACCGGTCCAGCCGCCGGGATGAGGAGGGGCCGCTGTGCTCGGGAGTATTGAGCGCCGCCCACTCCGCGGTCCCGGGCACTGCCGTGTCCAGACCCTCGTACCGGACGACCGCGTCGAAGGTCGACTCGGCCCGGATCATCTCCGCCATCTGCCGGGAGAGCGCCGTGGCGGCCGTGAGTTGCCCCCCCTTGGTGACATTGGTGTAGGCGCTGGGGAACATCCCGGCGATGGCCAGGATGGCCACCGTGAGGATGACGATGGCGATCAGGAGCTCGAGCAGGGTCACGCCGCGCGCGCTGCCGCTTCGCATCAGCAGGTCCCCCGGCAGACGGTGACTCGGCCCACCACGTTCACCACCACGCGGTACTCCCCGCTGGCGTTCGCCAGGACGATGGTCCCGGGGTCGGCGGCTCCCTTCACCGTGAAGGTGACGGCGGCCGCACTCGCCGGCGCGAGCGTCACGCCGGGTGGGAGCCGCAACCGGGGACCGTCTTCGCGCCAGTCGCCGGCGAGGACCCCTCCCTCCTCCCGCTGCAGGATGTAGG of Candidatus Methylomirabilis sp. contains these proteins:
- the pilM gene encoding type IV pilus assembly protein PilM, with the translated sequence MARKKDLVGLDIGASSVKAVQLRQAGKGYELMHLGMAPLNPETIVDGVIMDGGSVISAIQQIYQEHGIKTKDVAVAVSGHSVIVKKIKMQQMKEEELAESIQWEAEQYIPFAIEDVNLDFQILEPRGGSAEMDVLLVAVKKDVINDYLTVISSAGLNGQVVDVDAFALENAYEISGDLPRDQIVALVNLGATVMNINILQQGVTEFTRDSAIGGNRYTESIQKMLGLSFEHAEKLKMGTPVEGRTLSEAQPAVDMVNTELAGEIRRSMDFFRSSSQSDTIHKVVLSGGGARLPGLVSFLGQHLEVPVEVVNPLRAIKTDPKKFDPEYLEFVGPQLGVAVGLALRQVGDK
- a CDS encoding prepilin-type N-terminal cleavage/methylation domain-containing protein, which codes for MRSGSARGVTLLELLIAIVILTVAILAIAGMFPSAYTNVTKGGQLTAATALSRQMAEMIRAESTFDAVVRYEGLDTAVPGTAEWAALNTPEHSGPSSSRRLDRWRQNVLALPNGRGRVAVTVVPAGAGPNGTPYGRIASVTVTVEYREGAVGGQQAVLTTYVAE
- a CDS encoding GspH/FimT family pseudopilin — translated: GRPFPPGITAMEILIAVVLLLILAGIATPFILRTLEAYRVRTAAWELAGNLRLARQRAVTAQQRTRLLATPLGAPLDPNTYILQREEGGVLAGDWREDGPRLRLPPGVTLAPASAAAVTFTVKGAADPGTIVLANASGEYRVVVNVVGRVTVCRGTC
- a CDS encoding pilus assembly PilX N-terminal domain-containing protein, translated to MGARIGIGGHRGRLLGDRRGIALLVALLIMIFLSLAGTTFLMFSLTESQISTNQAEAGVALEMAEAGVDQVIFWMGNPQVYVDQVNAAGGNPGFSFHRYTRTTKDGNGTETSYVEGNGQTSYLMTTVAGQRFFEKRAWDAQKDIPSLVGKLVSGSYGTPPFQFNGTYTPGLTPGAAGSQPDLILDGSLWSAHQTTLDSAFSTLQAATGGRVRRIVVYRSLSENSAATVRVTGESRSGVSRTVEMELIPIGAPGLANSIGSGGTAGWNGNFRVHWGGVRSVGNVTLANPGKTAYQQPALTGAIDGDSFGGGNVGYHVGPPGGYSTWDHWFTLKTAGTIDGFTTQADLKDAYGQSATYWGDNLVPMDSNVTIDTVATWDYASLKKLSQEKGWYYESGTGGNAGKIKGPKTGGVWTDFKAALAGQSGFMFIDTTNGAPPAPDGSNLANFDVSGSWYTGVSSYVGGNLDFSGLGSGTSTAAMTPPWDPTLGDPSQSEDPALRQSRTIDVHIKGAFYSAGTVEGGGNVKTYGAFVALRGYGTSGDPEVWYDWGLRNGILSVPPVQRASNTWHEVKVN
- a CDS encoding prepilin-type N-terminal cleavage/methylation domain-containing protein, whose protein sequence is MLPSRPRPPRGFTLLETLLATAIVAVVLGAIYTMYLANQETFLKGEARSDLQQSARIAMDEMLRTLRDLGYDPRVTGRFGFRDAANPGTGGSCPGGSVGCATEAEIRFTLDDDGDGLLDDAGTERLGFRLRDGVLQKIKPGAVLNPQPLATGITILRFTFLDAAGQRIPDPPGATYTLTPAQRDAVRRVRIELTASRDVQGKTQAFSLTSEALLRNPLP
- a CDS encoding PilX N-terminal domain-containing pilus assembly protein, with protein sequence MTSPPPPRPARGRPVGRAGVALVVALLVMGLLLLLGVAFLSLSATEVQIATNERQADQAFFVAEAGLTQAIRDLLYDLNLKQTGGATPSWIYNADPSQAASRTLNGPPRLTWDERTGRFVAQPAIALDLTQGGAAAPAPPRYLDPTRTRDGKLDWFTQPWVRVPYTGTAIGSPGQGPIGFYTVDLLNEAGLPTRIYLRATGRTAAGGARLALRAELQAANLSPWNTAAYSGGPLNGGSPVSGSFTIRGSAYFRGRADLGDGTHAYNNYSDGTGGAAPDPLIVAKLPPLADGSLQGVVRVQGDLSLSGASSIGLPENAADSAKQTMQGLYVGGGTTAPAGAIHADRVGTRVPDVPPPSLLDYHTRLDAREGTTRVRDAAGATEGERAMVLYREDAGQAVLNDATAGTLGIDKEGGCFRISRSTPSFSLGDPGNRLIYDRTAGQLTFEGGGPRGEGVLAFVDGCLRMRLGGALQYSNRGTLVINGDLRLEGEEGGGALYASGSYPNPHSLGLITRTDITFDGSPGSQLLGAFFAGGQIRVRRQVKIGGAVVAVGDLRLDQVPDLYQVPALVANVPPGMPGSSARWVLTGFSWREMREQ
- a CDS encoding PilN domain-containing protein, which codes for MIKINLLPHVSRKKAAVNRQVQLAGVGAAAVVLVLLYAWWYMLSASWKIEEQIKVTQNELKRYEEVAKKVAQFEADKKRLEEKIKIIDRLIASQTGPVRLMDQISRQLPTEVWLTGLRESAGRVMLQGYAFTDFAIAEYMTRLQRDAGLFSEVELSFSERSEVQKIPVKRFELALRLKA
- a CDS encoding prepilin-type N-terminal cleavage/methylation domain-containing protein, which encodes MKPVFPNRAQASGPSGSRRGFTLIELLISAAVFLVILGAVYLVYTTSHTTYARGETRAELHQTTRAAMDLMVREIRMAGYWCNPSCPGGIPHPIQEAQASALKIYGDIEGTNTTRIYVAYYVKDNDDVRVGGACPAGKVCTLYRRRYDDLLLALQPEEQMATNVQQLAFQFFNKDGTELVPGANPLLDGLDGAPLQWTNFPSIIAAWAGRDAVRRIKVRLLIKGDPDKNIPTYELTMDISPRNLGV
- a CDS encoding prepilin-type N-terminal cleavage/methylation domain-containing protein, which codes for MHQLLSGRRDHGGFTLIEVLVAAALLAVGILFVSSMFPVGYSNVDAGGEQTEAAILAQDMLEKIKNARWDDVDNFGSCGAGGCSTTAASFSTGSALADANLTEWKTAVQSRVRAGVGTVQVTLFTPSYTPNSRIATVIVSVQFSQGIRGTKTVTMGTRISE